GATGACGACGTTGACGAGCATCCCTCCGCGCAGCAGGCTGTCGGGATTAGGAAGATTCATACGCGCGAGGTACGAGAGCGTGCCCGCCGTCGGCACCGCATTGACCGCCGCGATGCGCCCGTGGAACGAGCGCCCAGGCAGCGAATCCGTGCTGAAGACGAGCAGCTTGCCGGGCGTCACGTACGCCAGGTCCGAGTCGGGAACGTTGACGTTGATCCACACGGTGCTGACGCGAGAGATGTCGAGCACGGGAACTTGGGGTCCGGCTTGCGACCCAGGGTCCATCAGCCGCGCGGTGATGACGCCGTCGTAGGGAGCGTACAGATACGTCTGTCCGATCTCGGTCTCGAGCAAGCCGGCTTGGGCCTGTGCGCTCTGGGCGCTCGCGAGCGATGCCTTTACGTTTTCGCCGGCGACGACGTTGTTGCGTACGCCCATCGTGGCGCTTTGGTACGCGCTCTGCGCCTGGACGAGCGCGGAGCGCGCGGCCTCCAACGTCTGCTGCGAGACGTATCCTTGGCGAAAGAGCGCGCTGTCTTGGTCGAAGACCATGCGCGCGTTTTGATATGCCGCTCTCGCGGTCGAGAGGGCGGTCGTGTTTTGCGTCTGTGCCACCGGCAGACCGATCACCGCTCCACGCGCCGTTGCCGACGCTTGGCGATACGCGGCCTGCGCTTGGGCGTACTGCGCGCGCAGCAACGAGTCGTCGATGCGCGCCAGCAGCTCGCCGCGGCGAACGCGATCGCCGACGTTGACGTAGACGCCGGTGATCGCGCCGCTCTGCTGAAAGGCGAGCGACGACTGCTCGAGCGGCGCGATCTGGCCGTCGAGCGTGATATACGTCGCGATGTCTTGGCGCTTTGCCGCGGCTACGTCGACGTTGAGTGGCGGCGCGGCTTGCGAGCCTCCACGTTGGCCGCACGCAGCCAAGACGAGCGCAGCAAGCGCCGCCGCAGTCAAACGGTGATGGTGCATATCTCCCCTGTTCTCATATGTGTCGGCTGGGGTGAATACCCTCCGACGGCCCCGCATGATTCAATCCGCAGCACAAAAACCTCAAGCATCCTCTAGGAAGCTCCGGAAGTGCCGACGTATCGGTCCCCCCACGATGGCAAAGCTCGACATCGGCCGCTCGCACAGCCTGCAGAGCCGCGTCGAGGAGTGGATGACCGCCGAGCACGCCGGCAACAAGGGCGTGGACGTCCTCGCCACCTCGGTGCTCGTCCAGATGATCGAGCAAGCGGCGACCGACTGCCTCGCGCCATTCTTAGA
Above is a window of Candidatus Dormiibacterota bacterium DNA encoding:
- a CDS encoding efflux RND transporter periplasmic adaptor subunit gives rise to the protein MHHHRLTAAALAALVLAACGQRGGSQAAPPLNVDVAAAKRQDIATYITLDGQIAPLEQSSLAFQQSGAITGVYVNVGDRVRRGELLARIDDSLLRAQYAQAQAAYRQASATARGAVIGLPVAQTQNTTALSTARAAYQNARMVFDQDSALFRQGYVSQQTLEAARSALVQAQSAYQSATMGVRNNVVAGENVKASLASAQSAQAQAGLLETEIGQTYLYAPYDGVITARLMDPGSQAGPQVPVLDISRVSTVWINVNVPDSDLAYVTPGKLLVFSTDSLPGRSFHGRIAAVNAVPTAGTLSYLARMNLPNPDSLLRGGMLVNVVITQARRRGAIVVPRSAVSQTGAGTFVYAVHGNVASQVPVRLGLETDTLAQVISPRIVPGTLVITTRPDALRDGSAVAVAGTPAP